Within Elizabethkingia sp. JS20170427COW, the genomic segment GTCGGAGTTTCCTTCTCTTAATACAGGGTTTACAGCAGAACCTAATACTTTAGCATATTTTGCTTTAATTTCTTTTTCAGCATCGTTTTTTGGGTCTGCAGGATAATCTGGCACTGCAAAACCTTTTGCTTGTAATTCTTTAATGGTAGCTGTTAACTGAGGAATAGAAGCTGAAATATTGGGTAATTTGATAATGTTAGCTTCTGGAGTTTGAGCTAAAGCACCTAACTGAGCTAAAGCATCAGCTACTTTTTGGTCTTCCTTTAAAAACTCTGGGAAATTAGCCAACACTCTTCCTGAAAGGGAGATATCAGATAATTCGATTTCAATATCTGCAGTTTTGGTAAAAGCTTCTACGATAGGCAAAAACGAGTGAGTTGCCAACATTGGAGCTTCATCGGTAAGGGTGTAATGAATTTTTGTTTTTGACATTGTCTTCTTTTTTGAATGATATGATTATCAATTTGTTATTAAAATTTCGGATCAATAACTTTTCCGAAAACACAAATTTAAGAATTTTAAACAGATAAAAAATGAAAGGACTTGAGAATTAATAAAGATAAAACTCATGTCCTTGCTTATTTTTCTAAAATTGTTCTAAGAAGTAAGTAAATGAAAAACCTTCTACTTCTTGATCGTCGTTTTCTAATAGTTCCAGTAAATCTTCGAATTGCTCGAGCTGATCTACACTTAAATTAACAAATTCCAAATGCATTGGTATTTCTAAATCTCCAGAGATCACATCGTGCAAAGCATCTAGATTATCGCCAAAGCCTTCTGGCAAGGATAGTTTTTCCTTTAATTGGTCATAAAAATCTTCTTCATCTCCAATGATGCTGAAGTCTATATATACTGTTTTCATATATTATTTATTTACAAATGTTTTATAATGATCTTTTGTAAGATAGATATCGCCTTCGTCACTATAAATAATCCTATCGGTATTTCTCCGTCCACAATTATAATTAACATCAGCTTCATAATACTTCAAGCCCTTACGCTTAGGGAGTTTACCTTCTCTATTTCCAAAAAAATCTCCTCCAATAGCTCTACCAGGCAACACCTCACACAAGTTAGCTTGGTGAGGAAGCCAACCCAACTTTTTAGCTTCAGCTTTGGTAAGGTAATAATTCGGTAATTTTTTATGTCTTTTTAAATAGCCTATTACAAAATCCTCCTGAGTAAGTTGGGAGATATCTTGTGATGCTTGCCGTGCAAACTCCTGGTCTTTAGCTGAAGTAAAAGTCCCAACTTCACTAGAGCTAGGCATCCTTTTCTGAGAATTGCCATTCATCAAAAACATGGCTCCTAGTCCTGCGGAGAATGCAATAATAAAAATAAGTATAGTTTTTAAAAACTTGAAATTCATCGTCAATTTTTAATGCACAAATATACAACTAAGCAATGAAAACAGACAGCTTGTTTCTATAAATTCAGCTCCTAAAAATAAGGTGAATACTTTTCAATAGAGAATATCATATCTCCACTCATTCATGAAGGGTTCATCAAATAAATATTTTTTATATCGATATTTTTTATACCTTAGCCGTAGCTTGCTAATGTTACTTTCTTAGCAAGTGCAATTACTATTTTTATCATAATAATGAAAAAACAACTTATTATTTACGGAATCATTATCACCTTATACTTCATCTACAATCAATTTTTTGCTCTTGAAGATGCAGCTCTTAATGATTTAATAAATATAATTTTTTCAAGTTTTATCTTTCTTTACATGGCTTATATCGCCTATTGTATTTTGCAAAAAATGAAAAATAAAAAATAACTATTTTTAAAGATTCTAAATTGTAAAATATCTGATATTCATCAGCGTTACAGGTAGTTTTCGTTTCAATTTTTAACATTTTTTTAGTATTATTGCAAGTTAGTAAATTGCATGATATGAATCTACCTGAAAATTATATCCCTATTCTGATCCAAGCCGCTGTTGCTCTTGGTTTTGTAGTGGTAACGGTAATAGCATCTAGTTTACTTGGACCTAAAGTACAAGGTGAAGTAAAAGACAGAGCTTTTGAGAGTGGTTACCAATCGGTAGGAAATGCTCGTTCTCCATTTTCGGTGAAGTATTTTCTAACCGCAATCTTGTTTGTATTATTCGATATCGAGATTGTATTTTTCTATCCCTATGCGGTTAATTTCAAAGAATTTGGTGTAGAAGGCTTTTTAGCAATCGTAACTTTTGTGGCAGTGTTTTTCGTTGCCTTTTTCTATGTGTTAAAAAGAGGAGCTCTAGATTGGGATAAATAATCCGTAAAAAAACAAAAAAAATGTCAAAAGAAGTAAAAATAGTAGATACACCCCCTCCTGGACATGGAGGTGAAGGGTTTTTCGCAACTAACTTAGAAAGCCTTATCGGTATGGCAAGAGCAAACTCTCTATGGCCTTTACCGTTTGCTACTTCATGTTGCGGAATTGAATTTATGGCGATGATGAACCCCACTTACGACTTAGCAAGATTTGGTGGTGAAAGAATGGTGTTCTCTCCAAGACAAGCAGACGTAATGTTAGTTTGCGGTACTATCGCTAAAAAACTTGCTCCTATCTTAAAAACTGTATACTCCCAAATGGCAGAACCTCGTTGGGTAATTGCTGTAGGAGCTTGTGCTGCTAGTGGCGGTATTTTTGATACCTATTCGGTTTTACAAGGAGTTGATAAAATTATTCCTGTAGATGTATATGTACCAGGTTGCCCTCCTAGACCAGAGCAAATACTTGAAGGCTTTATGCAAGTACAAGCATTAGCGAAAAGCGAAGGCTTAAGACGTAGAGACTTACCAGAATACAAAGCTTTATTAGAATCTTATAACATTAAATAAGGTATGGAATTAACAAATGAACTTGTCTTAGAAGCGATTTCCCGTGAATTCCCAGAAGCCGTAATATCCTCTTCTGAACCTTATGGGATGCTTACTATAGAGCTAAAAAAAGAAGAAATAAAAAAGATTATTCACTATCTTAAAGAGTCTTCTTATGAATTCGGGTTCCTTACCGATATCTGCGGAATTCACTTCCCAGACAATAAGGAAAAAGAACTTGGAGTTATTTATCACTTACACAGCTTGGTAAACAACTTTAGATTAAGATTAAAAACTTTTATGCCTAAAGAAAAAGCTTCTGTAGACAGTATTACAGATCTTTTCTCAGGGGCTAACTGGATGGAAAGAGAAACTTTCGACTTCTACGGAATCGACTTCAAAGGCCACCCAGACCTAAGAGTAATCTTAAATATGGAAGAACTGGGGTACCACCCTATGCTAAAAGAATATCCATTAGAAGATGGAGGCAGAACCGACAAGAACGATACAATGTTCGGTAGATAAAACTGAAAGTTCTAAATTATGAAAGACAACAATTTATCCAATATACTTAGTCAATACGAAGCTAAGGAACAGATCGACTCTCAGCTGTATACGCTGAACTTAGGGCCTACCCACCCTGCTACCCACGGTATTTTCCAAAATGTATTGACCATGGATGGAGAAAGAGTACTCCATTCCGAACAAACGGTAGGATATATCCACCGTGCTTTCGAAAAAATTGCCGAAAGAAAACCTTACAACCAAATTACCCCACTTACAGACCGTCTTAACTACTGCTCTTCCCCTATCAACAACTTTGGGTGGCATATGACGGTAGAAAAGCTAATTGGTTGCGAAGTTCCTAAACGTGTAGATTACATGCGTATCATCATTATGGAGCTAGCCCGTATTGCAGACCACCTTGTTTGTAATGGTGTAATTGGTGTAGACTGTGGAGCCTTAACAGGATTTACCTACATGTTCCAAGTACGTGAGCAGATTTATGATATCTATGAGCAAGTTTGTGGTGCTAGGATGAATACCAACATCGGTAGAATTGGTGGTTTTGAAAGAGATTTCAGCCCTAAATTCCACGAACTTCTAAGAAATTTCTTAAAAACTTTCCCTAAAACCTTCCAAGACTTTATCACCCTAATGGAGCGTAACCGTATCTTTATGGACAGAACCATTGGTGTAGGTGCTATTAGTGCTGAAAGAGCTCTAAGCTACAGCTTTACAGGACCTAATTTAAGAGCTGCGGGAGTAGATTATGATGTGCGTGTAGCTCAGCCTTATTCTTCTTATGATGATTTCGATTTTATCATTCCTGTAGGAACTGCTGGAGACACTTATGACAGATTCATGGTACGCCAAACAGAAATGTGGGAAAGTTACAAACTTATTAAAAACGCATACGAAAACCTTCCACAAGGTGATTACCATGCAGATGTGCCAGACTTCTACTTGCCGGAAAAATCAGATGTATATACCAAAATGGAATCCCTTATCTACCACTTCAAAATCGTAATGGGAGAGCAAGATATTCCAAAAGGTGAAGTGTACCACTGTGTAGAAGGCGGTAATGGAGAACTTGGCTATTACTTAATTAGTGATGGCGGTAGAACTCCTTACAGATTACATTTCAGAAGACCTTGCTTTATCTACTACCAAGCATATCCTGAAATGATTAGAGGCTCCCTTCTTTCTGATGCCATTGTTACCCTAAGTAGTATCAATGTTATCGCGGGCGAGCTAGATGCTTAATAATACAAGAGAAAGTAAAAATCTCTTCAACCCAATAAAAATCAATTAAGAGTTCATTTTTAATACAATTCTTAATTCATTAATCTTAAATAAAATGAGCGAAACAATAGCTTTTAAACCTGAAACCCTACAACAGGTACATAAAATAATTGCAAGATACCCTGAAGGAAGACAAAAGTCTGCCCTAATCCCAGTACTACACCTTGCACAAAAAGAGTTTGGAGGTTGGTTAGACGTTCCGGTAATGGATTATGTTGCAGGATTACTAGATATATTACCTATAGAAGTATATGAAGTAGCTACTTTCTATACCATGTTCAACATGAAACCTGTAGGAAAATACGTATTGGAAGTGTGTTGTACAGGACCTTGTATGCTAAATGGCAGCGAGAAAATTGTAGAGCATATTAAGAAAACCCTTAACATCAAAAACGGAGAAACCACTCCAGACGGCCTTTTTACACTAAAAACCGCCGAATGCTTAGGAGCTTGTGGATATGCTCCAATGATGCAACTAGGGAAATTTTATCATGAACATTTAACCATCGAAAAAGTAGATGAGATCCTAGAGCTTTGCAGACAAGGAACTCTAGCTTTAGATTAAAATTATTGAAATGAGTAAAAAGCTTTTACTTAAAAATGCACATATAGAAGGGATACGCTACTTCGAAACCTACCGTAAGCACGGAGGTTATGAAGCCGTAGAAAAAGCCTTGAAAATGACTCCCGAAGAAGTTCTTGAAGAAGTAAAAACTTCAGGACTAAGAGGACGTGGTGGAGCAGGTTTCCCTACAGGATTAAAATGGAGTTTCCTTGCTAAGCCTGAAGGAGTGCCAAGACACTTGGTGGTAAATGCCGACGAGTCCGAGCCAGGAACCTTCAAAGATAGATATCTTATGGAGTACATCCCTCACCTTCTTATCGAAGGGATGATTATTTCTTCCTACACCTTAGGATCCAATACTTCATTTATCTACATTCGTGGAGAATATGCGTGGATTCCTGATATCTTAGAACAAGCTATCGAAGAAGCAAGACAAGCTGGTTTCTTGGGTAAAAATATCCTAGGTACAGGCTTCGATCTTGAAATCTACGTACAAAGAGGTGCCGGAGCCTATATCTGTGGTGAAGAAACTGCCTTAATAGAATCTCTAGAAGGTAAAAGAGGAAATCCTCGTATCAAACCTCCTTTCCCTGCTGTAAAAGGACTTTGGGAAAGACCAACTGTAGTAAACAATGTAGAGTCTATCGCTGCCGTAGTTCCTATCATCAACATCACTGGAGCCGAATATGCCAAAATTGGAGTAGGTAGATCTACAGGTACCAAATTAATCTCCGCTTGTGGTAACATCAACAAACCAGGAGTATATGAAATCGACATGACCATTACGGTAGAAGAATTCATCTATTCCGATGAATATTGTGGTGGTATCCCGAACGATAAAAGGCTAAAAGCTTGTATCCCTGGAGGGTCTTCAGTACCTATCGTTCCTGCTAACCTATTATTAAAAACCATCAATGGCGAACCTCGTTATATGAACTACGAATCTCTTTCTGATGGAGGTTTTGCAACAGGTACCATGATGGGATCTGGTGGTTTCATCGTTTTAGACGAAGACCAATCTGTAGTAAAACACACCCTTACGCTAGCTAAATTCTACCACCACGAAAGCTGTGGACAATGTACTCCTTGCCGTGAAGGTACAGGATGGCTTTACCGAATTTTGAAAAAAATTGTTGAAGGTAAAGGTAGCATGAAGGATATAGACCTACTTTGGGACGTACAAAGAAGAATTGAAGGAAATACTATTTGCCCTCTAGGAGATGCTGCTGCTTGGCCTGTTGCCGCTGCTATCAGACACTTTAGAGATGAATTTGAATGGTATGTTAACAACCCCGAATTAGCCCAAACACAAAACTATGGCTTAGCACATTATGCTGACCCTGTACCTGCTGCTAATTCTTAAAAATATAAAACAATGAAGAAGATATTCACCATCATTATGTGTACCGCCTTCGCAGGTCTGAATTTTGCTCAAAATTCAGAATTAGAAGTTGCGGATCATAATAAGGAGAACATGCTGACAAAAAAAGGAGCCATGTTTGCTTTCTGGGGATGGAACCGAGCAATGTACAGTAAATCTGACATTCACTTCAAAGGAGATGGTTATAATTTTACATTAAACAATGTAGTTGCCCACGACCGCCCTACTGAATTCAAATTCAATGATTACTTCAACCCAGGAAGAGTTACTATTCCACAAACCAATGCTAGAATTGGCTACTTCGTAAAAGACAACCTTGCCCTTGTCTTGGCTTTGGACCATATGAAATATGTAATGGACCAAGACCAAACTGTAGGATTTAAAGGACACATCTCAGATCCTACCTACGCTGCCATGGTACAAAACGGACAGGTTAATCTTCTTGATGAGCAATTCCTAACCTTTGAGCATACCGATGGGCTTAACTATATCAATATAGGTTTAGAAAAATACCAATCTTTACTAGACCATAAAAATGTAGATATCTTATGGGCCTATGGTGGTGGACTAGGAGCTATCCTACCGAAAAGTAATGTTAAACTTTTTGGTAATGAGAGAAGCGACAGATTCCACCTTGCA encodes:
- a CDS encoding barstar family protein; translated protein: MKTVYIDFSIIGDEEDFYDQLKEKLSLPEGFGDNLDALHDVISGDLEIPMHLEFVNLSVDQLEQFEDLLELLENDDQEVEGFSFTYFLEQF
- a CDS encoding ribonuclease domain-containing protein, with amino-acid sequence MNFKFLKTILIFIIAFSAGLGAMFLMNGNSQKRMPSSSEVGTFTSAKDQEFARQASQDISQLTQEDFVIGYLKRHKKLPNYYLTKAEAKKLGWLPHQANLCEVLPGRAIGGDFFGNREGKLPKRKGLKYYEADVNYNCGRRNTDRIIYSDEGDIYLTKDHYKTFVNK
- a CDS encoding NADH-quinone oxidoreductase subunit A — encoded protein: MNLPENYIPILIQAAVALGFVVVTVIASSLLGPKVQGEVKDRAFESGYQSVGNARSPFSVKYFLTAILFVLFDIEIVFFYPYAVNFKEFGVEGFLAIVTFVAVFFVAFFYVLKRGALDWDK
- a CDS encoding NADH-quinone oxidoreductase subunit B, translated to MSKEVKIVDTPPPGHGGEGFFATNLESLIGMARANSLWPLPFATSCCGIEFMAMMNPTYDLARFGGERMVFSPRQADVMLVCGTIAKKLAPILKTVYSQMAEPRWVIAVGACAASGGIFDTYSVLQGVDKIIPVDVYVPGCPPRPEQILEGFMQVQALAKSEGLRRRDLPEYKALLESYNIK
- a CDS encoding NADH-quinone oxidoreductase subunit C, whose translation is MELTNELVLEAISREFPEAVISSSEPYGMLTIELKKEEIKKIIHYLKESSYEFGFLTDICGIHFPDNKEKELGVIYHLHSLVNNFRLRLKTFMPKEKASVDSITDLFSGANWMERETFDFYGIDFKGHPDLRVILNMEELGYHPMLKEYPLEDGGRTDKNDTMFGR
- a CDS encoding NADH-quinone oxidoreductase subunit D: MKDNNLSNILSQYEAKEQIDSQLYTLNLGPTHPATHGIFQNVLTMDGERVLHSEQTVGYIHRAFEKIAERKPYNQITPLTDRLNYCSSPINNFGWHMTVEKLIGCEVPKRVDYMRIIIMELARIADHLVCNGVIGVDCGALTGFTYMFQVREQIYDIYEQVCGARMNTNIGRIGGFERDFSPKFHELLRNFLKTFPKTFQDFITLMERNRIFMDRTIGVGAISAERALSYSFTGPNLRAAGVDYDVRVAQPYSSYDDFDFIIPVGTAGDTYDRFMVRQTEMWESYKLIKNAYENLPQGDYHADVPDFYLPEKSDVYTKMESLIYHFKIVMGEQDIPKGEVYHCVEGGNGELGYYLISDGGRTPYRLHFRRPCFIYYQAYPEMIRGSLLSDAIVTLSSINVIAGELDA
- the nuoE gene encoding NAD(P)H-dependent oxidoreductase subunit E, with product MSETIAFKPETLQQVHKIIARYPEGRQKSALIPVLHLAQKEFGGWLDVPVMDYVAGLLDILPIEVYEVATFYTMFNMKPVGKYVLEVCCTGPCMLNGSEKIVEHIKKTLNIKNGETTPDGLFTLKTAECLGACGYAPMMQLGKFYHEHLTIEKVDEILELCRQGTLALD
- the nuoF gene encoding NADH-quinone oxidoreductase subunit NuoF → MSKKLLLKNAHIEGIRYFETYRKHGGYEAVEKALKMTPEEVLEEVKTSGLRGRGGAGFPTGLKWSFLAKPEGVPRHLVVNADESEPGTFKDRYLMEYIPHLLIEGMIISSYTLGSNTSFIYIRGEYAWIPDILEQAIEEARQAGFLGKNILGTGFDLEIYVQRGAGAYICGEETALIESLEGKRGNPRIKPPFPAVKGLWERPTVVNNVESIAAVVPIINITGAEYAKIGVGRSTGTKLISACGNINKPGVYEIDMTITVEEFIYSDEYCGGIPNDKRLKACIPGGSSVPIVPANLLLKTINGEPRYMNYESLSDGGFATGTMMGSGGFIVLDEDQSVVKHTLTLAKFYHHESCGQCTPCREGTGWLYRILKKIVEGKGSMKDIDLLWDVQRRIEGNTICPLGDAAAWPVAAAIRHFRDEFEWYVNNPELAQTQNYGLAHYADPVPAANS